A genomic window from bacterium includes:
- the cheB gene encoding chemotaxis-specific protein-glutamate methyltransferase CheB — protein sequence MIKAVIVDDVATVREILKIALESDPEIKVVGMARGGKQAIDIIPVLKPDIVLMDLKMPDMDGFQTVRHIMDYFPVPIVIISSVSAKRDDMMFQVLECGALDFIPKPSLGDFDTNPNFAKDLVQKIKIFAAANISKKIKVKFGTSKILNLSGIGKNKKKVVAIASSTGGPGALKEIIPLFPPDLPAGIVIVQHIVEGFVAGLVDWLQKLSRIKIKVANEGDVVAPGIVFFSPDTSHIIIDENGKIKFEKSPPVGGVRPAADILFPSVAKYYGSSAIGVIMTGMGDDGARGIERIKKEGGVTIAQNEETCTVFGMPKAAVERGVIDKIVPLNMIPETIIKLL from the coding sequence ATGATTAAAGCAGTAATAGTAGATGATGTCGCGACAGTCAGGGAAATATTGAAGATTGCTTTGGAAAGCGACCCGGAAATAAAGGTTGTGGGAATGGCGCGCGGCGGCAAGCAGGCGATTGATATTATTCCTGTTTTGAAGCCTGATATAGTTCTTATGGATTTAAAAATGCCCGATATGGATGGGTTCCAGACAGTCCGGCATATAATGGATTATTTTCCTGTCCCGATAGTCATAATTTCATCTGTTTCCGCGAAAAGAGACGATATGATGTTTCAGGTATTGGAATGCGGGGCGCTGGATTTCATCCCTAAGCCGTCACTCGGGGATTTTGATACTAATCCGAATTTCGCAAAAGATTTGGTCCAAAAGATAAAAATTTTTGCGGCAGCGAATATAAGCAAAAAAATAAAGGTAAAATTTGGGACATCAAAAATTTTAAATTTATCGGGTATCGGTAAAAATAAAAAAAAGGTCGTGGCGATTGCGTCTTCTACCGGCGGACCCGGCGCATTGAAAGAAATAATACCATTATTCCCGCCGGATTTGCCGGCAGGTATAGTTATTGTTCAGCATATTGTGGAGGGTTTTGTAGCCGGGCTTGTCGATTGGCTGCAGAAATTGAGCAGGATTAAGATAAAAGTTGCTAATGAGGGGGATGTTGTTGCGCCTGGTATTGTATTTTTTTCGCCTGACACGTCACACATAATTATTGATGAAAATGGGAAAATCAAATTTGAAAAATCCCCGCCTGTCGGAGGAGTAAGACCCGCGGCGGATATTTTGTTCCCGTCAGTGGCAAAATATTACGGTAGTTCCGCGATCGGGGTGATAATGACGGGAATGGGAGATGACGGGGCAAGGGGAATCGAACGTATAAAAAAAGAAGGCGGGGTCACGATAGCGCAGAATGAAGAGACATGTACGGTTTTTGGAATGCCCAAGGCCGCTGTTGAAAGAGGTGTAATTGATAAAATAGTCCCTCTTAATATGATACCTGAAACAATAATTAAATTATTGTAG
- a CDS encoding diguanylate cyclase: MGKKILIADDMATILTMVKCILEEEGYTVVTAVDGVEAVKKAFKEMPDLIVMDLMMPKLNGYQACRLLKEEALTGHIPIIILTGQDKPIDKFWAMQTGADEYLLKDLIKGFQSEELVRKVKILLGVTPKKVKKEIFDTQIDESGIFMRINDLLDKKLLESTVLNEISCLGKTIYDEEKTMSSIMSMLQKIINFENGLIFLKDEKKVLIYQKGTLLEENKNIVLEKAMEHFNSLSGLAVNKDDLNVRIVETKEEKAVNGAGNTLKSFLVSELSTRDSVIGLLLFSSCSEDVYTDKDKKLLSLIVNQTSIVMDNARLYQKVESLSITDELTKMYNKRYLDQILPLELNRIKRYNRIFSLIMFDIDFFKKVNDTYGHLQGDIILREVARIAKQEIRKIDFPIRYGGEEFMLILPEVNLDAARSIAERIRKAVEKFLFPGQQGPLRVTISLGVGLCTKENADEDGKKIIKLVDEALYKAKKSGRNQVCTAGE; the protein is encoded by the coding sequence ATGGGTAAAAAAATTCTTATCGCGGATGACATGGCAACTATATTGACTATGGTTAAATGTATTCTTGAAGAAGAAGGTTATACGGTTGTTACGGCGGTTGACGGTGTTGAGGCAGTAAAAAAGGCATTTAAGGAAATGCCGGATTTAATTGTTATGGATTTGATGATGCCGAAATTAAATGGTTACCAGGCGTGCCGGTTATTGAAAGAAGAAGCTTTAACGGGGCATATCCCGATTATTATTTTAACAGGGCAGGATAAACCTATTGATAAGTTTTGGGCAATGCAGACAGGGGCGGATGAATATTTGCTGAAGGATTTGATTAAGGGGTTTCAATCTGAGGAATTGGTCAGAAAAGTAAAAATTCTTTTGGGGGTAACGCCTAAAAAAGTGAAAAAAGAGATTTTCGATACGCAGATTGATGAATCCGGTATTTTTATGAGAATAAATGATTTATTGGATAAAAAACTTCTGGAATCAACGGTCTTGAACGAGATAAGCTGTCTGGGCAAAACTATTTATGATGAGGAAAAAACAATGTCTTCCATTATGTCCATGCTCCAGAAGATAATAAATTTTGAGAACGGGCTGATTTTTTTAAAAGATGAGAAAAAGGTATTAATTTATCAGAAGGGGACTTTACTTGAAGAAAATAAGAATATTGTTTTAGAAAAGGCCATGGAACATTTCAATAGTCTGTCAGGGTTGGCTGTTAATAAAGATGATTTAAATGTCCGGATAGTTGAAACAAAAGAGGAAAAGGCTGTAAACGGTGCCGGAAATACATTAAAATCATTTTTGGTTTCAGAGTTGTCCACACGGGATAGTGTTATAGGTCTTTTATTGTTTTCAAGCTGCAGCGAGGATGTTTATACAGATAAAGATAAAAAACTTTTGAGTTTAATTGTCAACCAGACTTCCATTGTGATGGATAACGCGAGGCTTTATCAAAAAGTGGAATCCCTGTCGATAACTGATGAATTGACAAAAATGTATAATAAGAGATATTTAGACCAGATACTTCCTCTGGAATTAAACCGCATAAAAAGATATAACCGTATATTCTCATTAATCATGTTTGATATTGATTTTTTTAAAAAAGTAAACGATACCTATGGACATTTACAGGGAGATATAATCTTGAGGGAAGTCGCGCGTATCGCAAAACAGGAAATAAGGAAAATAGATTTTCCTATCCGTTACGGGGGAGAAGAATTTATGCTTATATTGCCGGAAGTAAATTTAGATGCGGCAAGGAGTATCGCGGAGAGAATAAGGAAGGCCGTAGAAAAATTTTTATTCCCGGGCCAGCAGGGCCCCTTGCGTGTGACAATAAGCCTGGGCGTAGGTTTGTGCACAAAAGAAAATGCCGATGAAGACGGGAAAAAAATAATTAAACTTGTTGATGAAGCGCTTTATAAAGCAAAGAAATCGGGACGGAACCAGGTATGCACAGCGGGCGAATAA
- a CDS encoding CheR family methyltransferase codes for MHSGRIIVKDKELPLEVFRLFRDLIYEKCAIFIDESKLDSLRISLLSRATKKNLSSYSEYYESLKNDNYSEHEFKELLNLITINETSFFRTPAHFKVLKEAVLPEIIRRKADMDRTIRIWAAGCSTGEEPYSIAMTVLIYLLTFKDWKVQILATDISERVLEIAKRGVYPERSLKTVDRYCRDLFFEKIDENNYAIKDDLKKVIEFKYFNLIGTPYPLSEIKNWDIIFCRNVTIYFKAESTKRVIHNFYRSLAAGGYLFIGHSESLNNISDEFNLVEVKGTFFYYKSAQKKQTNKTARDFFDFDKRLKPDFKPDVKEAKKEKNKDETIKFETAFICPKEDIRDETGVLLSKAEDLFNNGKIEDAIRACIEIESTDPLLWEAYFLLGLIHYNVGNAKDAVIQFKKVVYLNPRYFLVHYYLGNIYQKTGEYQNAVMSYNNAVEYLKSGRKEETRFDKDINRKALVEICENNLKEIEREAENV; via the coding sequence ATGCACAGCGGGCGAATAATAGTAAAAGATAAAGAACTGCCGTTAGAAGTTTTTAGACTATTCAGGGATTTAATCTATGAAAAGTGCGCTATTTTTATTGACGAAAGCAAACTTGATTCATTAAGAATAAGCCTGTTATCAAGAGCCACAAAAAAGAACCTGTCCAGTTATTCTGAATATTACGAATCTCTTAAAAATGATAATTATTCGGAACACGAATTTAAAGAACTTTTAAATTTAATAACGATAAATGAAACAAGTTTTTTCCGCACGCCGGCCCATTTTAAGGTGCTGAAAGAAGCGGTCTTGCCTGAAATTATTAGAAGAAAGGCTGATATGGACCGGACAATCAGGATTTGGGCGGCGGGTTGTTCGACAGGTGAGGAACCGTATTCAATAGCGATGACGGTTTTAATTTATCTTTTGACCTTCAAGGATTGGAAAGTCCAGATATTGGCGACAGATATATCGGAACGGGTGCTTGAAATAGCAAAAAGAGGTGTTTATCCTGAAAGGAGCCTTAAAACAGTGGACCGTTATTGCCGTGACCTGTTTTTTGAAAAAATAGATGAAAATAATTATGCCATAAAAGACGACCTTAAAAAAGTAATTGAATTTAAATATTTTAATCTTATCGGTACGCCTTATCCCTTAAGCGAAATAAAAAACTGGGACATTATTTTTTGCAGGAATGTGACTATCTATTTTAAGGCCGAATCCACAAAAAGAGTCATTCATAATTTTTACCGGAGCCTGGCGGCAGGCGGCTATCTTTTTATAGGCCATTCCGAGAGTTTAAATAATATATCGGATGAATTTAACCTGGTTGAGGTAAAAGGGACTTTTTTTTATTATAAATCAGCGCAAAAAAAACAAACGAATAAAACTGCCAGGGATTTTTTTGATTTTGATAAAAGATTAAAGCCTGATTTTAAACCGGATGTGAAAGAAGCAAAAAAAGAAAAAAATAAAGATGAAACTATAAAATTTGAAACGGCGTTTATTTGTCCAAAAGAAGATATACGGGACGAAACCGGGGTTTTATTATCAAAAGCGGAAGACCTTTTTAATAATGGGAAAATAGAAGATGCCATCCGGGCGTGTATTGAAATTGAATCCACGGACCCGCTTCTATGGGAAGCTTATTTTTTACTGGGTTTAATCCATTATAATGTCGGGAACGCAAAAGACGCGGTAATTCAATTTAAAAAGGTGGTCTATCTTAATCCCCGTTATTTTTTAGTCCATTACTATTTAGGGAACATATACCAGAAAACAGGGGAATACCAGAACGCCGTTATGTCTTATAACAACGCTGTTGAGTATTTAAAAAGCGGCAGGAAGGAAGAAACAAGATTTGATAAGGACATAAACCGTAAGGCACTGGTTGAAATCTGTGAAAATAATTTAAAAGAAATAGAAAGAGAGGCGGAAAATGTTTAA